In Carya illinoinensis cultivar Pawnee chromosome 9, C.illinoinensisPawnee_v1, whole genome shotgun sequence, the following are encoded in one genomic region:
- the LOC122276738 gene encoding uncharacterized protein LOC122276738: protein MKKLDCPLFCAVIELGEGDSSRKIVEKICEKSLLKTENNCRRMERVLKVQSMPKDVSCFEEHRETVKIKASRLPKRHPRCLVDGNELLMFYGTTVVCSLGTNNDTCSLCTLDNCGVCQALRHGFFTKKECNGGLGVFTTSSSGRALESIETDEADQCIRKALMVCRVVAGRVHKPGESIQDTTASGFDSLARKMGSHSNVEELCVLNPQAILPCFVVIVSKGSFF, encoded by the exons ATGAA AAAACTGGACTGCCCTCTGTTCTGCGCAGTAATTGAACTTGGTGAAGGAGACTCATCTAGGAAGATTGTAGAAAAAATCTgcgaaaagagtttgttaaagACAGAGAACAACTGCAGACGGATGGAGAGGGTCTTGAAGGTCCAAAGCATGCCTAAAGATGTTTCCTGCTTTGAAGAACATAGAGAAACAGTGAAGATCAAAGCTAGCAGACTGCCCAAAAGGCATCCACGCTGCCTGGTCGACGGGAATGAGCTTTTGATGTTCTACGGCACAACCGTTGTGTGCTCTCTTGGCACGAATAATGACACTTGTAGTCTGTGCACTTTGGATAACTGTGGTGTATGTCAAGCTTTAAGACATGGATTCTTTACCAAGAAGGAATGCAATGGCGGGTTAGGTGTTTTTACAACTTCCAGCAGTGGAAGAGCATTAGAATCTATTGAGACAGATGAAGCAGACCAGTGTATAAGGAAGGCTTTAATGGTGTGTAGAGTAGTGGCCGGGAGAGTTCATAAACCTGGGGAAAGCATTCAAGATACGACTGCCTCAGGGTTCGATTCATTGGCTAGGAAAATGGGTTCTCATTCGAATGTTGAGGAACTCTGTGTGCTAAATCCCCAAGCTATCCTACCCTGTTTTGTGGTAATAGTAAGTAAAGGATcattcttttaa
- the LOC122277772 gene encoding uncharacterized protein LOC122277772 — translation MKLPHGNQGRIKDSDSQNSLPKRVKNIIDNWLSLIVFLSLNSNISVNRNHNRSLRTLQKDEPITEKTKDTEMSMVWIALKNSLNCRKLQLPSDVHDPEANGNLSTLEKRPGRSRCLGSISNLREKRLGCSTRTLWSSESLNRVTHKIVLDDPTCETKTGPLCVSHKDRDRGKDIGPTFVGDHSHRVPHFKPSGPTSIRIHGGSIIFDGGVGSHICSKIRRSNETDYNGSSTLICQMCGEKFRKLDAIEGHRLSKHSGEHQVIQSSISY, via the coding sequence ATGAAACTGCCACATGGAAACCAAGGAAGAATAAAAGATTCAGATTCTCAGAATAGTTTgccaaaaagagtgaaaaatattattgacaACTGGCTTTCCTTGATTGTTTTCCTTTCTCTTAATTCCAATATTAGTGTAAACAGAAATCACAATCGAAGTCTCAGAACTTTGCAGAAAGATGAACCAATAACAGAAAAGACAAAGGACACAGAAATGTCAATGGTGTGGATTGCTCTGAAGAATTCGTTGAATTGCCGAAAGTTACAACTCCCATCAGATGTGCATGATCCAGAAGCCAATGGTAATCTGAGCACTTTGGAAAAAAGGCCAGGCAGGTCTAGGTGTCTAGGATCCATATCAAATCTGAGAGAGAAGCGACTGGGTTGCAGTACAAGGACCCTATGGAGCAGTGAATCCCTCAACCGTGTGACCCATAAAATAGTCCTTGACGACCCAACATGTGAAACTAAAACTGGTCCGCTTTGTGTTTCCCATAAAGATAGAGATAGAGGAAAGGATATTGGTCCAACTTTTGTGGGTGACCATAGCCATAGGGTACCCCATTTTAAGCCTAGCGGGCCTACTTCCATTAGGATCCATGGTGGTTCTATTATCTTTGATGGTGGTGTTGGTAGTCATATTTGTTCAAAGATTAGGAGATCAAATGAGACAGATTATAATGGTTCTTCAACTTTAATTTGCCAGATGTGTGGGGAGAAATTCAGAAAATTGGATGCTATTGAAGGACATCGTCTTTCCAAGCATTCAGGTGAACACCAAGTCATTCAAAGTTCCATCTCTTATTAA